The DNA segment GCCGCGGCGAAAATTTTTCAACTTGTATCCTCGTCGCTCTGGCCGCTCGAGCCACTGCGACGGCTCGAAACTGGTTTTTGTGTCGCGGCCGCAAgagcgttttcgcttgcacgTGAAACAGGCTTCACGAATCACGATGACTAATTTCTGGCccccaacctctctatatagccaCTACTACTACGCGACATCAAGAAGCCTCAGCCGGTGATGGTTCAATAGACGATAGAATCGGAGGAGCGCTTGTGACACGCCCGGGGCCTGCTTATTGTCGAGGAACGTTGCTATTATACAGCGCGATTGGGCTGGAGTGGCGTCCTTGGGTGCCCGTCAGGGGGGGACCCGACGTGAGATTATGCAGAATCGCGGCTTTTATCGGAAATACAACAGCAGCACTGACGTAGTGCACAATAGTGGTGGCGAACAATTGCCGATAGCGATAAGCGCGGTCGAGCGCGCACTCTTGACCTGACTTCCGCAAGGTACGGACCGCTCGAAGCAGCATCCATGTCTCTCCCCGAGGTGCTGGTGACAGGCGGCGCGGGCTACCTGGGTTCGTGCCTGGTGCCCCTACTGCTGGAGCGCGGCTGGCGCGTAGCAGTGTTCGACACGTTCGCGCGGGGCCTGGGCCCGCTGCTGCCGGTGGTCGACCGCGTGCGGCTGGTGCGCGGCGACGTGCGCGACGGAGCGGCGCTGGCGGCAGCCCTGCGCGGAGTCCACTCGGTGGTGCACCTGGCGGCCGTGGTGGGCTACCCGGCCTGCAGCCGCGACCCAGCGCTCGCCGAAGACGTCAACGTGGGCGGTACGCGGGCGCTGTTGGAGCAGCTGTCGCCCGAGCAGCAGCTCGTGTTCGCCTCGACCGGCTCGTGCTACGGCGCCGTGGGGCCCGCGGTGGCTTGCACCGAGGAGACGCCGCTCTCGCCGCTCTCCGTCTACGGTCGCACCAAGGCCGAGGCCGAGGCCCTGGTGCTGGAGAGGCGCGGCGTGGCGCTGCGGCTGGCCACCGTGTTCGGCGTGGCTCCCCGCATGCGTGTCGACCTGCTCGTCAACGACCTGTCTCGCCGCGCACTCCGCGACGGTGCGCTCGAGGTGTACGAGCCGGGCTTCTGGCGCAGCCTGCTGCACGTCCGCGACGCCGCGCGTGCCTTCGCGCTGGCGCTGGAGCGCTACGACGAGATGCGCGGCCAGGCCTTCAACGTGGGCGACGACGCGCTCAACGCAACCAAGGAGCAGCTGGCGCGGCTCATCTGCGAGCGGGCCGGCGGCGCCCGACTGGTTCTGGGTGGCCCAGGAAGCGACCAGGACCGCCGCGACTACCGCGTGTCGCACGAGCGCATTCGGCAGCTGGGCTTCCGCGCCTCGGTCACCCTCGAGCAGGGTGTCGACGAACTGCTCCGCGTGCTGCCCCTCATGGCACCCCACGAGCTCTGTACCAACTAAGGGTACGCGAATAATCTGTGTCATTTCACTGCTGTGTGTACGGGGGCAGACACGTGTATTAGTGCCTTTTTATCTGCTTCCTGGGCAACTCTTGTGGTCTGAATAAAATCATTTCACCTGAAATGGCGATATGGTGCACAGGTGGGCTACGGCAAGCGATACACTATCGAAGCATCAGACTGTGAACAATAAGCAAACCGTAAAATCAGTTGTCAAGTCGGAATCTGCTTGCCGTGTAAAGATATCGCTGGGCGCTCTGCGTTCTCGTGAGCCGTGGAAACGCGCGCGGTCAGGTGGGGCTCGACGCAGCTTCTGACTCGATTTACTTGCGTCGATGTCATGATTGATGCACAGAGATTTGCCTCCTGGTCTTATTTTTTAACAGAACGGCAAAGTGGGTCAAAGCTTGAGTGAGACAAAAAAAAccgtgtgccatggcgctctttggccatacaAATTAATCATCATCAGAACGGCAATCAATAGCACATTTTATAGGGTTGACAAAGGTTTGAGTACCATCGTCGAAATCACAGTTGCCGGCCGGGTAAACACGAGCGGGCCAGGTCTAGTGGATCGAAGGCGAACGGCGAGGGTATTTCTGCAGGTCATTAACGAGCTCAAGTGACACTTCGGTGACGTAGCAGTTAATTCAGGCCTACGTGTATTGCGgggtgttgtttttcttttttggaggGTAGGTGGGTACTGCGCAGTCAGGGGTCTCTCTCCGGTCCAACCCGTGGGAAAAATGAAAGAATGGCGCCTCGCGCTATGTCGACGGGTGGGTTACTTCGTCTGGGCGCGTTCAGCAAACGGGTTTGAAACTAGTAAATTTGTTGGTCCGCTTGCGTTGTTTATATTCCTTGCACCAGGGGTGCCCACCGCCAGAGACGGTCGGTTGATTCGACTGACTGAAGGCtttcttcgcaccaggggtgctccgtcagCGACGGTTTTGAACGAATTAGGATGCAGGTGTTAAGGGAGTACGACTTGTAGTTTTATATACAAAAATTTACATCATTCAAGCTTGTTGATGCACAAGAGACAAATTGAGCGGcaaaaaggttaaaaaagaaaGGTGGTACTGGCTAACACTTGGGGAGACCCCTACttggcatagccgaagatgcattacgcAAATCTGTCCGTAGTATTAGTAAGCTgttttattaaaatgataataaaaaggaaggaaaagtttttcgctagccccagcatctgccatcgatactcaagcacctgaggtggggcagcggaaataaaggatagcaggcagaatgaagaaatgaaatgaaagaggtgagctgACCGTAGCCCAGAACAACTTTCCATGGCTCCGGGCCCTGCTTTTAACAACAGAAATGCCCGGCCCACATTCGGTAGCGTGCAGTCATATCAAACTATTAACATGATTGATTAACAAACTGTATGGCACGTCTTCCAGTCAGTTCTGCAACGTTCAAAActctctccctaaaatacacaacaCGAAAAGAGCATCAAAGTTGCTTTAAGAAAATGGCATTGCGGGAATGGACCctcaaaatgattggcccactataTAGGTTTAGGTGCCatgccccatacttccacagtattactcaaactgtCTACCTTACAAAGTAAAAGAGAAACACACGAAAATGCATCAAAAACACCCCCCTCACGTGTCGCAGGCTTCCTGGGAGCCCGTGACCCTGGCGGTTCCCAGCGTTAGGGCAATTATCGATTTCACCCGACCCGCCTCCACCGCAggtaacaaactactcgtcttcgtgacgACTGTTCACAGGCGTCCCCCAAAATCTATAAAGTGGCGCCAACATATCGTTACTTCCTTTGAACGTGCGGCAGCACTCCCTTTGGTCGGCTACGTTTCGTTAAGGCGGACCATTCCCCCAAAATCTCTTGGCATACACCGTCCTGGCGCGTCGGAGTCGCGGTGGAATTCCTAGTTGCGTCCACACCTGACCGTACGCTACGCTTAATTACTCCCGGTCAAGCGCGAGCGTCCGGACCCCTCTCGCAAGGCGGTGATGACCGTCCAAACCTAGACAGTCTTTGTTAAGacgaggaagaggggggggggggggggcggcgtaTGGCGCTTTCGACAGGGTCACTGTCCATCTGCCTCGCCTTTCCCGCTCCTTGCCGTCGCACCGACGGGGATTAGCGAGGAGAGCGCCGGGCCAGCAGCAAAAGGACGGGTGGTTCCCACAAAGCCGCGGGCATCCACAGATCCCGTACAAAACTCATTCCCAACGACGGCTGCCCTCGGCGCTCGCTTGTGGGGAGCCTGCGAGAAAAGCAGGATGCAGCAATGCACGCTTGCTTCTTTGTTTCTCGCCTGCCATTCAAAATGGCCTCAAGTCAGACTTCTAAAACAAAGCGCCGCCAGCGAAGCTCTCGCGCGTTGCGAGGACGCGCCCTAAGCGCTGGCTTTCTCTCGATTCTTGAAATATTTTTCTTATGTTAGTTTTTATGTATTATTTATTATTGATGTTTCAAGTGCTCTCTGCGCCGTAAAACAAAACTCTTTATGTTTTCGATGTGTTAGTATCAGAACGTACCACTTCCCCTCCCTGTGATGGCATTTGGAGCCCTCACATaatcaatagaaaaaaaattgggcGACGCTCAAGCTACTCCAATGCGAAGCACTGCCACTTTGTCGCACACGGCATCCACACTATCGTACTAAACGAGCGCTGTTCAGCGGCGCCGAGTGGCGCAACCCTTACCCGCTTGCAGGCGCCGTTCGATCTCTCCCGCGTTTGCTGCTCCCGCTGAGAACAACCCGTTGCAACGTGCTTCTCTCATTGTTTCAAAAAGGAACGCTCCAGCCACAAAaggcgcgtggcccgcacataTAGAGGAGTGCGCACCCGTTCTCATGGAAACAGTCGTGGATGCCCCGACCAGCCCCCATAGACGTCCATGCATGTGCTGGCGGACGGTTCGACTGCCATGTTGCAAATAGCCGTTTCGTGGTATGCCTTAAAGCCACATTCGAACGCAATCAGCCACGCACCTGTGCGCCAATTCCGTGGCCCGCAATTTTTTTTACCAAGGAACGCCTCACTTGAGAAAAGGCTGTTCACCGATTTTCACAAATCCCGCAATGCGCGCTGCCTGAAACGAGCAAAATGAGGGGGTCCGGTATATTTGTCTCCTACAGCAACCACCATAGTATATATACTGTCTGCGTAGGTGGTTGCGGCGCTCGTCTTGTCTCACTGTTTCAAGCTGTGCCGTTTTTTACATTTTGCACCGATGATTCTTCCAGATGTATTCTATTCCTTTCTAGTTAGTGCAATTGTAAGTACTATTACAGGTTAACACttcgtattttcccgcctttgatgacgtcacaccgctccGAAAACTCTTGAGTTTTGTGACGTTTCTGTTTAGGTGACGCCGGGTTTTCGCGTCGATGACCCATCTAAAGCCACATTCTCACACCCGGCCTCCTCTATGGCGCGTcggcgacggacagacagacagaaaaactttattgagcaagtgagttttagacccagctgggtccctgggccactgcgcggtcccgcactgcatcaagtaggtcataccgggacatgacgtcggcagcccgagtcaccgcagcaagctgcgatatcgggtctgcagacataatcAGGACCTCCCAGttctcccagctcgagatggcgtgctgtcccagcgggggagggtcagcagggcagccgaaaaggatatatgagagtgtggcgtgggggtcaccgcatagggagcatgcaggagatgtgccgcaatagtgggataaaagctgaggggatgacctgcagagagcgggtctggaggcgtctgaagaggatctgttgggagtgcgtaagagaggggtgaggaggagggtaagtccgacggtccaaacggggtattcgcgtgagctccgcaaagttgtgcgcccgctccctcgagaatcctggatcgagactgtcctgagcccgtcaaatcaaacctcgggccaatttatcggcagcctcgtttccagggttccctgAGTGAGCCGGCActcactgaagctctaccctgcgcggtaaattttgggtaggggtgttcaacaattgccaggcaggggcgtgaatcttgcccctggcaaagttggacagagccgttttggagtcgctgaagatataTTGTGCGTCctaatgtgcaagggctagggcgatggcggtctcctctgcctcctcaggcgtagagtccgagggaagacggtgagttagggagTGAGGTAGGGTTgtattgtaggcaactgctaccgctccatgcgctgtacatgcggcgtcaaCCCAGACGGCAttgtgggcttgcccataatacttatggagggcattagcgcgagctacgcggcgagggatgtgattttggggatggacgtttcgaggaaggggtttcacaacgagaggtgtatggatgtgtcgagggatggctataagggttgtctggttagcgggtatgttgatgcgaagggaggagagtatatggcggccagtggcgctcgtggcaagtctaaggtactgtgtctgaaggtgcgcgtca comes from the Amblyomma americanum isolate KBUSLIRL-KWMA chromosome 1, ASM5285725v1, whole genome shotgun sequence genome and includes:
- the LOC144112491 gene encoding GDP-D-glycero-alpha-D-manno-heptose dehydrogenase-like — translated: MSLPEVLVTGGAGYLGSCLVPLLLERGWRVAVFDTFARGLGPLLPVVDRVRLVRGDVRDGAALAAALRGVHSVVHLAAVVGYPACSRDPALAEDVNVGGTRALLEQLSPEQQLVFASTGSCYGAVGPAVACTEETPLSPLSVYGRTKAEAEALVLERRGVALRLATVFGVAPRMRVDLLVNDLSRRALRDGALEVYEPGFWRSLLHVRDAARAFALALERYDEMRGQAFNVGDDALNATKEQLARLICERAGGARLVLGGPGSDQDRRDYRVSHERIRQLGFRASVTLEQGVDELLRVLPLMAPHELCTN